From one Planctomycetia bacterium genomic stretch:
- a CDS encoding methyltransferase domain-containing protein — MMTFYEWQMTLARPILPVLPHLVNREIRRLVRGSGVAQPKLLDVGGRKSPYTIGVAADVTVSDIPRESEVQEQLHLGFTDQILRNLQRRRSNIVNVVLEDMCRSAQPSDHFDGVVSIEVIEHVPDDEAFVAQIARVIKPGGWLFLTTPNGDYVKNEPPNYNPDHLRHYPKAALADLLSRYFRDVRVDYAIQTGKHRARGGKGIKLSRPLHSAGTIVSNVASHFESRGTSNEPRRMAHLIAVAKK, encoded by the coding sequence ATGATGACGTTCTACGAATGGCAAATGACCCTAGCCCGCCCGATCTTGCCAGTACTTCCGCACCTTGTGAACCGCGAGATCCGCCGCCTCGTGCGGGGGAGCGGCGTCGCCCAGCCCAAGCTACTGGACGTGGGCGGCAGGAAATCGCCGTACACCATCGGCGTCGCCGCCGACGTCACGGTGAGCGACATCCCCCGTGAATCGGAAGTGCAGGAACAGTTGCATCTCGGTTTCACGGATCAGATTTTGCGCAATCTCCAGCGACGTCGTTCGAACATCGTGAACGTCGTGCTGGAAGACATGTGCCGCAGCGCGCAGCCGAGCGATCACTTCGATGGCGTCGTCAGCATCGAAGTGATCGAACATGTGCCCGACGACGAAGCCTTTGTGGCGCAAATTGCCCGCGTGATCAAACCCGGCGGCTGGTTGTTCCTGACCACGCCCAACGGCGACTACGTCAAGAACGAACCGCCGAACTACAACCCGGATCACCTCCGCCACTATCCTAAAGCGGCGCTCGCGGACTTGCTGTCGAGATACTTCCGTGACGTACGCGTGGACTACGCGATCCAAACCGGCAAGCACCGGGCGCGAGGCGGCAAGGGCATCAAGTTGTCACGGCCGCTCCACAGCGCCGGCACCATCGTCAGCAACGTGGCCAGCCACTTCGAGTCGCGCGGCACGTCCAACGAACCCAGACGTATGGCTCACCTGATCGCTGTAGCGAAGAAGTGA
- a CDS encoding DUF3303 family protein, whose amino-acid sequence MKYMVQFKLRPGVKNQVIDSFELRGPNRNPGVKFLGAWIGNEVEVVFALLEASDDRHLAAAGASWGQFGEFEVFPVTDVEQY is encoded by the coding sequence ATGAAGTACATGGTACAATTCAAGCTTCGGCCGGGAGTCAAGAATCAGGTCATCGACTCGTTCGAGCTTCGTGGCCCAAATCGCAATCCGGGGGTTAAGTTTCTCGGCGCATGGATCGGCAACGAGGTCGAGGTGGTTTTTGCCTTGCTCGAAGCGAGTGACGATCGACACCTCGCGGCCGCCGGCGCATCCTGGGGCCAATTCGGGGAGTTCGAAGTGTTTCCCGTGACGGATGTGGAGCAGTATTGA
- a CDS encoding DUF1080 domain-containing protein, which produces MKCPLECCRALGLKTWLVLTAVGLGSIGWALADGYESGIQWPTPKLVTPGDAPGAPPADAVVLFDGKNLDAWDGGDQWIVENGYAISHGTGINTKESFGSCQLHLEFATPEKIEGSGQGRGNSGAYLMGKYEVQILDSYGNETYVDGQCASIYKTMPPLVNACRQPGAWQTYDIVFDAPVFDGDKVVKPAYFTVFQNGILVQNHTELLGGTYWDEPPHYDAHAERLPLHLQFHGNPVRFRNIWVREIPPMVAKK; this is translated from the coding sequence ATGAAATGCCCGCTGGAATGCTGCCGTGCCCTGGGTTTGAAGACTTGGCTCGTCCTGACGGCTGTCGGGCTGGGCTCGATCGGCTGGGCGCTGGCCGACGGCTACGAGAGCGGCATCCAATGGCCGACGCCCAAGCTGGTCACGCCGGGAGACGCGCCGGGCGCGCCGCCGGCAGACGCAGTGGTGCTGTTCGACGGGAAGAACCTCGACGCTTGGGACGGCGGCGACCAATGGATCGTCGAGAACGGCTACGCCATTTCGCACGGCACCGGCATCAACACCAAGGAGAGCTTCGGCTCCTGCCAACTGCACTTGGAATTCGCCACGCCGGAAAAGATCGAAGGCTCCGGTCAGGGGCGCGGCAACAGCGGCGCCTACCTGATGGGCAAATACGAAGTGCAGATCCTCGATTCCTATGGGAATGAGACCTACGTCGACGGCCAGTGCGCCTCGATCTACAAGACCATGCCGCCGCTGGTGAACGCCTGCCGCCAGCCGGGCGCGTGGCAAACCTACGACATCGTCTTCGACGCCCCGGTCTTCGACGGCGACAAGGTCGTCAAGCCGGCCTACTTCACGGTGTTCCAGAACGGCATCCTCGTGCAGAACCACACGGAACTGTTGGGCGGAACCTATTGGGACGAACCGCCCCACTACGACGCGCACGCCGAACGCCTCCCGCTGCACCTGCAGTTCCACGGCAACCCCGTCCGCTTCCGCAACATCTGGGTCCGCGAGATTCCTCCGATGGTGGCGAAGAAATAG